The genome window ACCAAAGAAGAAGTGTTAGAATATCAATTAAACAAGAAAATTATTTCCTCTACAAATCGAGAAGGAAAAATAATTTCAAGTCAAAAAATACAAGACGAATTTAATTATGAATTCATTTATCCAAACCCTATTTACTTTAAGGAAAACTAATTTCTTCGCTTTCGTTCTTTTGCTTTAAAAACAAAAAAGAAAATTATTATTGATAAAACGGAGATTAAAATAGTATCCCAATTTTTCTGAAAGAATTTTTTTAACGAATTTTCTTCGTTACTATTAGATGATGAATAAGATTTTAGCGATTTTGATTCCTCTATTCTTCTGTCAATTAACTCGTTTGAAAATCCGTATTGTTTAGCTATTTCATAAACTTCTTTTGCTTCCTTCTCTCCCAATAATAACAGAATATTACCATAATCAAATAATAGTTGAGCCATTATTTCATCTTTTGGCTGAATAAAGGAACGTCTTTCATTCAATTGAAAATAAAGCTGATTTTTTAGACTATTCAAATCTTCTTTACTTAATGTTGAAACTGGAAAATCTTCATTTCCAAAATCTCTGTTAATCAAGCTTTCACTTGATAATTGTAATTGTTTCAACTTAATTTTTAGAATATTTTGATGAATCCATTCTGATTTATTATGCGAATCTGGATTTAAAACCAAAGCTTTAGAAATCCATTTTAAAGCATTTTCATTATCACCAATCAGTTCATAAGCCGTTCCAATATTAGACGCAGTAGAATATCTGTTTGGATACTTTTTCTCGACTCCTAAATACAAATCTATCGCTTGTTGATATTTTCTTTGCAAAATCAGAATCAAACCTTTATCACTAAGTAAATCAGCGTCAGGTTTTATAGCAAACAAACTATCAATTTTCTTTAAATCATTATCCAAATTCTCTGTATAAAACGTGTGTCCATGCGGAATATTACCTTCTCTATCTTCATAAATATAAGAATCTGTAGAAAGTATTTTACTCTCTCCATTTAAACAAGCTAAAGAAAATGTAGAAGCAGTAATAGAAATCAGAACGAATAGACTTTTTAAATATTTCATTTTTTGGAATTAATGCTTAAAAATAACAAAAAAAGCTGCTCTTACGAACAGCTTTTTAGAATTTATCTTAAATCTATTGATTAAGCGTGAATTGGACGATTGTCTGTAGCAGCTAAAGCAGCTTCTTTGATCGCTTCTGAGAATGTTGGGTGAGCATGAGACATTCTTGTCAAATCCTCTGCAGATGCACGGAATTCCATTGCTACAACTCCTTCTGCAATTAAATCAGCAGCACGAGCACCAATAATATGCATTCCTAAGATTTCGTCTGTGTTTTTATCAGCTAAAATTTTA of Empedobacter falsenii contains these proteins:
- a CDS encoding tetratricopeptide repeat protein: MKYLKSLFVLISITASTFSLACLNGESKILSTDSYIYEDREGNIPHGHTFYTENLDNDLKKIDSLFAIKPDADLLSDKGLILILQRKYQQAIDLYLGVEKKYPNRYSTASNIGTAYELIGDNENALKWISKALVLNPDSHNKSEWIHQNILKIKLKQLQLSSESLINRDFGNEDFPVSTLSKEDLNSLKNQLYFQLNERRSFIQPKDEIMAQLLFDYGNILLLLGEKEAKEVYEIAKQYGFSNELIDRRIEESKSLKSYSSSNSNEENSLKKFFQKNWDTILISVLSIIIFFFVFKAKERKRRN